One region of Exiguobacterium acetylicum genomic DNA includes:
- a CDS encoding carotenoid biosynthesis protein — MEQFHKRLWIFFSIWFTIGLILVGFSLLPTWLEWANAVFLFASGLYAALYFWHVLPKGRLVIPFIFFGSIIIESIGVHTGWPFGTYRYESDFGVQLLGVPITIGAAWLSVMGASLAFSRLFSFRYSTLILVPLFAVWLDLAIDPVAANVKSYWLWQDGGWYYDIPTQNFFGWYGTALVFSFFINRYQVKATDAALEQNNQYLFLMLHTLFGVTAGVAGLYGVTLVSLSAFIAYFIVKRGVIVERSKQKQIS, encoded by the coding sequence ATGGAGCAGTTTCATAAACGTCTTTGGATTTTCTTTTCGATTTGGTTCACCATCGGCTTGATCTTAGTTGGTTTTTCGTTACTTCCCACTTGGCTCGAGTGGGCCAATGCCGTCTTTTTATTCGCTTCCGGCTTATACGCAGCACTCTATTTTTGGCATGTCTTACCGAAGGGACGTCTTGTCATCCCCTTCATCTTCTTTGGTTCGATCATCATTGAGTCGATTGGGGTCCATACCGGTTGGCCGTTTGGAACATATCGTTACGAGTCGGATTTCGGTGTCCAATTATTAGGTGTACCGATTACGATCGGGGCTGCATGGCTGTCGGTCATGGGGGCGAGTCTCGCTTTCTCCCGTTTGTTTTCGTTTCGCTATAGTACACTGATTCTCGTTCCATTGTTCGCCGTCTGGCTCGATTTAGCGATCGATCCTGTTGCTGCTAACGTGAAGTCGTATTGGCTTTGGCAAGATGGTGGCTGGTATTACGATATTCCGACACAGAATTTCTTCGGGTGGTATGGAACAGCGCTCGTCTTTTCCTTTTTCATCAATCGCTATCAAGTCAAGGCGACGGATGCTGCACTCGAACAAAACAATCAGTATCTCTTTTTGATGTTGCATACTTTATTCGGTGTAACAGCAGGAGTTGCTGGTCTCTATGGTGTCACTTTGGTCAGCTTAAGTGCATTCATCGCCTATTTCATTGTGAAACGAGGGGTTATCGTTGAAAGAAGCAAACAAAAGCAAATTAGCTGA
- the pssA gene encoding CDP-diacylglycerol--serine O-phosphatidyltransferase → MMSSIDEVAGGIILWKDRVRNSIPNLFTFGNLYCGFLAIVMAAKGDFQNATLLIVIAMMLDSLDGRLARMLGVAGDFGKELDSLADIVTFGVAPAMMAYYTYFYEFGEVGLLISALFPLFGAFRLARFNLSATNVASAYFSGVPITAAGGILAVVTLFSGRMNDLMVPLVFTGLAFLMVSRVKIPSFKDIPVPRHTFVITFTLLYVTYVMIARSNEWSTFWFVAVPLYIAFLLFSFIKKKKQKQHSNG, encoded by the coding sequence ATGATGAGTAGTATCGATGAAGTGGCAGGAGGAATCATTTTGTGGAAAGATCGTGTTCGTAATTCAATACCCAACCTATTTACGTTCGGAAATCTGTATTGTGGTTTTTTAGCCATCGTCATGGCAGCAAAAGGTGATTTTCAAAATGCCACCTTACTAATCGTCATCGCGATGATGCTTGATAGTCTGGACGGACGTCTTGCTCGGATGCTTGGTGTAGCAGGCGACTTCGGAAAAGAACTGGATTCATTAGCAGATATCGTGACATTCGGTGTCGCACCTGCAATGATGGCCTACTATACGTATTTCTATGAATTCGGAGAAGTTGGTTTACTCATCTCTGCTCTGTTCCCGTTGTTCGGCGCATTCCGTCTTGCCCGGTTTAATTTATCGGCAACGAATGTGGCATCTGCTTATTTTTCAGGTGTACCGATTACAGCGGCAGGTGGTATTTTGGCCGTCGTCACGTTATTTAGCGGACGAATGAACGACTTGATGGTCCCACTCGTCTTTACAGGTCTTGCCTTCTTGATGGTCAGTCGTGTCAAGATTCCAAGTTTTAAAGACATTCCCGTTCCGCGCCATACGTTCGTCATCACCTTTACGTTACTGTACGTGACGTATGTCATGATTGCCCGTAGCAATGAGTGGTCGACGTTTTGGTTCGTTGCTGTTCCGTTGTATATCGCGTTTCTCCTTTTCTCGTTCATCAAAAAGAAGAAGCAAAAACAACATTCAAACGGATGA
- a CDS encoding aminoacyl-tRNA deacylase has translation MSKTNVERLLKQSKIDFESLTYPVDLDDLSAEAVARKINYPLSTIFKTLVLKMVENKYVFVVISGEEELSLKAAAKALHSKKVALVPMRELEGLTGYIRGGVSAIGAKKNFPVLLSDRAIHEPFIIISAGKRGHQVRLNPHDFLSFTQGILFTNG, from the coding sequence ATGAGCAAAACGAACGTCGAGAGGCTTCTGAAGCAGTCTAAGATTGACTTCGAATCCCTCACTTATCCTGTTGATCTTGATGATTTATCTGCTGAAGCCGTCGCTAGAAAGATTAATTACCCCCTTTCGACCATTTTTAAAACCCTTGTTTTGAAAATGGTCGAAAATAAATATGTCTTCGTCGTCATTTCGGGGGAAGAAGAACTCTCTCTAAAGGCAGCGGCTAAAGCATTGCATTCGAAAAAAGTCGCGCTTGTTCCGATGAGGGAGTTAGAAGGCCTGACTGGCTATATTCGAGGTGGTGTCTCTGCCATCGGTGCTAAGAAGAATTTTCCGGTTCTTTTATCGGATCGTGCTATTCATGAACCATTCATCATCATATCCGCTGGAAAACGTGGACATCAAGTTCGATTGAATCCTCATGATTTTTTATCTTTCACTCAGGGGATTCTCTTTACGAACGGCTGA
- a CDS encoding MATE family efflux transporter, translated as MKTVKQPSLFHITWPLFIEIALHMSLGIIATLILSYYSDSAAAAVGVSNQILNIFIILFNITSVGATIIIGQYLGARKTQNARQTARSAFAINLYTGLIVSLTVVLFGRQLLGFFSLEGETLVYGETFIKIVGLFLFLEAISLTLGAILRSHGFTKNAMYVTLLMNFVSAFGNVIAVLGLFGIPVLGVAGVAWSIVIARTIAVLVLFFVVYRKLSLRFTVKDLIHFNREDVKRIMNIGIPSAGEGISYQFSQLIITGFIATIGEAALSARVYVSNITMLCFLFTLAIAQGTQLLVARQVGAQQFEQAYGRAVKTLKIAVFASFISAVALASFGSSILSAFTSSPEIIAIGIPLLWASVILEPGRAMNIVLMGTLKSAGDVRFPVAIGILSMWGIAVVLSYTLGLGFGLGLLGIWIAFSADEWFRGIFAMKRWHGRKWVQYSLVKGETHEQNERREASEAV; from the coding sequence ATGAAAACAGTCAAGCAACCAAGCTTATTCCACATTACGTGGCCATTATTCATCGAGATCGCATTGCATATGAGCCTCGGGATCATTGCAACGTTGATTTTAAGTTATTACTCGGATAGCGCTGCTGCGGCAGTCGGTGTATCCAATCAAATTTTGAATATCTTCATTATTCTCTTTAACATCACCTCGGTCGGTGCAACGATCATCATTGGTCAGTACCTCGGTGCAAGAAAGACGCAAAACGCTCGTCAAACGGCTCGTTCTGCTTTTGCGATTAACTTGTATACCGGTCTCATCGTTTCTCTGACCGTCGTGTTGTTCGGAAGACAACTCCTTGGATTTTTCTCGTTAGAAGGAGAGACGCTCGTCTATGGCGAAACGTTCATTAAGATCGTTGGTCTATTCCTTTTCTTAGAAGCTATCTCATTGACACTGGGTGCGATTCTCCGGAGTCATGGATTCACTAAAAATGCTATGTATGTCACGCTACTCATGAATTTCGTTAGTGCTTTTGGTAACGTCATCGCTGTTCTTGGACTCTTCGGCATTCCCGTTCTCGGTGTTGCTGGTGTCGCTTGGTCGATCGTCATCGCCCGGACAATCGCTGTCCTTGTCTTGTTCTTTGTCGTTTACCGCAAACTTTCTTTACGTTTTACAGTAAAAGACTTGATTCATTTCAATCGTGAGGATGTGAAACGAATCATGAACATCGGAATCCCATCTGCTGGTGAAGGGATCTCGTATCAATTCTCACAACTCATCATCACAGGATTCATCGCAACAATTGGTGAAGCAGCGTTGTCTGCTCGTGTTTATGTATCAAACATCACGATGCTTTGTTTCCTATTTACACTTGCGATCGCGCAAGGAACGCAATTACTCGTCGCACGCCAAGTTGGTGCTCAACAATTTGAACAAGCATATGGACGGGCTGTGAAAACATTGAAGATCGCTGTTTTCGCAAGCTTCATCTCAGCTGTAGCACTTGCTTCATTCGGTTCATCGATTCTATCAGCGTTCACATCGAGCCCTGAAATCATTGCAATCGGTATCCCACTACTCTGGGCAAGCGTCATTCTTGAACCAGGTCGCGCGATGAACATCGTGCTTATGGGAACTCTTAAATCGGCAGGAGATGTTCGTTTCCCTGTCGCCATCGGTATTCTATCAATGTGGGGAATCGCGGTCGTCCTCAGTTATACACTTGGTCTTGGTTTCGGTCTCGGTTTACTTGGAATCTGGATTGCCTTCTCTGCTGACGAATGGTTCCGTGGCATTTTCGCCATGAAACGTTGGCATGGACGGAAATGGGTCCAATACTCACTCGTCAAAGGAGAAACACATGAGCAAAACGAACGTCGAGAGGCTTCTGAAGCAGTCTAA